One Aegilops tauschii subsp. strangulata cultivar AL8/78 chromosome 7, Aet v6.0, whole genome shotgun sequence genomic window carries:
- the LOC109734774 gene encoding tRNA A64-2'-O-ribosylphosphate transferase isoform X3 has product MAAAAGSEHAAEEGTLSIYKAARRIKRRESTLYNALRSVADDAAFVAEIAALWPALPLVANLRCGLWYAQPRSLAATCYFKSTDGHAGNWGFSTARLNLHLALLAGERGGCIIVDSTRKGKRFPDSMAKTIPIWCCVLNRAIQRHRLRAINQAVVPNGDAEEYSGSSNWDSSVHLPVWVLETEKNAIEGHIEEWADLFESCGADIHSLALGLQKPLRPLWISQNTRIWLNEVPDHQLWDFTPIILVSASASGAVATQRTASEFSWRYIPGAGDDEESWARGLTPTLFWKHSYDLLDGGPDLCNQLVADIVEKDRVYRAQRGEHSPQVIVKHVKCSRHGLEPYTGDHTIIAQPMNSNPSTIAPANTQYSNGGHVVFWIGTSNLAVGSTMQVADGLADMDCILNCDSTSRLPPSSSEDSYLELPIVGSKDERFSLLNNLPKAVSFAKKNLIARRKMLLCCQNGEDISICVALAIITRLFSDTGCFDCGESFMRRDVTKLEMRKRLVFICKYAVNARPSRGNLRQVYGFLCNEKEQLPC; this is encoded by the exons atggcggcggcggcggggtcagAGCACGCGGCCGAGGAGGGGACGCTGAGCATCTACAAGGCGGCGAGGCGCATCAAGCGGCGGGAGAGCACCCTGTACAACGCGCTGCGGAGCGTGGCGGACGACGCGGCCTTCGTGGCCGAGATCGCGGCGCTCTGGCCGGCGCTGCCGCTGGTCGCCAACCTCCGCTGCGGCCTCTGGTACGCGCAGCCGCGCTCCCTCGCCGCCACCTGCTACTTCAAGTCCACCGACGGCCACGCCGGCAACTGGGGCTTCTCCACCGCCCGCCTCAATCTCCACCTCGCCCTCCTCGCCG GGGAAAGAGGAGGGTGCATAATAGTTGATTCAACAAGGAAAGGGAAACGATTTCCTGATAGCATGGCAAAGACCATACCCATCTGGTGCTGCGTTCTCAATCGAGCCATTCAGAGGCATCGACTGCGGGCTATCAACCAAG CTGTTGTACCAAACGGGGATGCTGAAGAGTACTCTGGTTCATCAAACTGGGATAGCTCAGTTCATCTTCCTGTATGGGTTCTGGAAACTGAGAAAAATGCAATAGAGGGGCATATTGAAGAATGGGCGGACCTATTCGAATCTTGTGGTGCAGACATTCATTCTCTTGCATTAGGTTTGCAAAAACCACTCCGTCCACTGTGGATATCACAAAATACACGTATATGGTTGAATGAAGTACCAGATCATCAGTTATGGGACTTCACTCCCATCATATTAGTTTCAGCATCTGCATCTGGTGCAGTGGCTACGCAAAGGACGGCGTCAGAATTCAGTTGGCGCTATATTCCTGGTGCAGGAGATGATGAAGAGAGTTGGGCACGTGGTCTAACTCCTACATTATTTTGGAAGCATTCGTACGATCTACTTGATGGTGGACCAGATCTTTGTAATCAATTAGTTGCCGATATTGTTGAAAAGGATAGGGTTTACCGTGCACAGAGGGGTGAACATTCTCCACAAGTTATAGTTAAGCATGTAAAGTGCTCAAGGCATGGACTCGAACCCTACACGGGAGATCATACAATTATCGCACAACCTATGAACTCAAACCCTTCTACTATTGCTCCAGCAAATACACAATATTCCAATGGTGGTCATGTAGTCTTCTGGATTGGGACATCAAACCTTGCAGTAGGATCTACCATGCAAG TTGCAGATGGCTTGGCTGATATGGATTGCATATTGAACTGTGACAGCACATCAAGATTGCCTCCTAGTTCATCAGAAGATTCTTACCTTGAGCTACCTATTGTG GGTTCCAAGGATGAGCGATTTTCTTTGTTGAACAATCTTCCTAAAGCAGTTAGCTTTGCAAAGAAAAATCTGATCGCAAGGAGAAAAATGCTGCTATGTTGTCAAAATG GAGAAGATATAAGCATTTGTGTAGCCTTGGCAATAATCACACGGTTATTCAGTGACACTG GGTGCTTCGACTGCGGCGAATCTTTTATGAGAAGAGACGTCACCAAGTTGGAGATGAGGAAGAGGCTGGTGTTCATTTGCAAATACGCCGTTAATGCGCGGCCATCTAGGGGAAACTTGAGGCAGGTCTATGGTTTTCTATGCAACGAAAAGGAACAGCTGCCCTGTTAG
- the LOC109734774 gene encoding tRNA A64-2'-O-ribosylphosphate transferase isoform X4 — protein MAAAAGSEHAAEEGTLSIYKAARRIKRRESTLYNALRSVADDAAFVAEIAALWPALPLVANLRCGLWYAQPRSLAATCYFKSTDGHAGNWGFSTARLNLHLALLAGERGGCIIVDSTRKGKRFPDSMAKTIPIWCCVLNRAIQRHRLRAINQAVVPNGDAEEYSGSSNWDSSVHLPVWVLETEKNAIEGHIEEWADLFESCGADIHSLALGLQKPLRPLWISQNTRIWLNEVPDHQLWDFTPIILVSASASGAVATQRTASEFSWRYIPGAGDDEESWARGLTPTLFWKHSYDLLDGGPDLCNQLVADIVEKDRVYRAQRGEHSPQVIVKHVKCSRHGLEPYTGDHTIIAQPMNSNPSTIAPANTQYSNGGHVVFWIGTSNLAVGSTMQDGLADMDCILNCDSTSRLPPSSSEDSYLELPIVGSKDERFSLLNNLPKAVSFAKKNLIARRKMLLCCQNGEDISICVALAIITRLFSDTGCFDCGESFMRRDVTKLEMRKRLVFICKYAVNARPSRGNLRQVYGFLCNEKEQLPC, from the exons atggcggcggcggcggggtcagAGCACGCGGCCGAGGAGGGGACGCTGAGCATCTACAAGGCGGCGAGGCGCATCAAGCGGCGGGAGAGCACCCTGTACAACGCGCTGCGGAGCGTGGCGGACGACGCGGCCTTCGTGGCCGAGATCGCGGCGCTCTGGCCGGCGCTGCCGCTGGTCGCCAACCTCCGCTGCGGCCTCTGGTACGCGCAGCCGCGCTCCCTCGCCGCCACCTGCTACTTCAAGTCCACCGACGGCCACGCCGGCAACTGGGGCTTCTCCACCGCCCGCCTCAATCTCCACCTCGCCCTCCTCGCCG GGGAAAGAGGAGGGTGCATAATAGTTGATTCAACAAGGAAAGGGAAACGATTTCCTGATAGCATGGCAAAGACCATACCCATCTGGTGCTGCGTTCTCAATCGAGCCATTCAGAGGCATCGACTGCGGGCTATCAACCAAG CTGTTGTACCAAACGGGGATGCTGAAGAGTACTCTGGTTCATCAAACTGGGATAGCTCAGTTCATCTTCCTGTATGGGTTCTGGAAACTGAGAAAAATGCAATAGAGGGGCATATTGAAGAATGGGCGGACCTATTCGAATCTTGTGGTGCAGACATTCATTCTCTTGCATTAGGTTTGCAAAAACCACTCCGTCCACTGTGGATATCACAAAATACACGTATATGGTTGAATGAAGTACCAGATCATCAGTTATGGGACTTCACTCCCATCATATTAGTTTCAGCATCTGCATCTGGTGCAGTGGCTACGCAAAGGACGGCGTCAGAATTCAGTTGGCGCTATATTCCTGGTGCAGGAGATGATGAAGAGAGTTGGGCACGTGGTCTAACTCCTACATTATTTTGGAAGCATTCGTACGATCTACTTGATGGTGGACCAGATCTTTGTAATCAATTAGTTGCCGATATTGTTGAAAAGGATAGGGTTTACCGTGCACAGAGGGGTGAACATTCTCCACAAGTTATAGTTAAGCATGTAAAGTGCTCAAGGCATGGACTCGAACCCTACACGGGAGATCATACAATTATCGCACAACCTATGAACTCAAACCCTTCTACTATTGCTCCAGCAAATACACAATATTCCAATGGTGGTCATGTAGTCTTCTGGATTGGGACATCAAACCTTGCAGTAGGATCTACCATGCAAG ATGGCTTGGCTGATATGGATTGCATATTGAACTGTGACAGCACATCAAGATTGCCTCCTAGTTCATCAGAAGATTCTTACCTTGAGCTACCTATTGTG GGTTCCAAGGATGAGCGATTTTCTTTGTTGAACAATCTTCCTAAAGCAGTTAGCTTTGCAAAGAAAAATCTGATCGCAAGGAGAAAAATGCTGCTATGTTGTCAAAATG GAGAAGATATAAGCATTTGTGTAGCCTTGGCAATAATCACACGGTTATTCAGTGACACTG GGTGCTTCGACTGCGGCGAATCTTTTATGAGAAGAGACGTCACCAAGTTGGAGATGAGGAAGAGGCTGGTGTTCATTTGCAAATACGCCGTTAATGCGCGGCCATCTAGGGGAAACTTGAGGCAGGTCTATGGTTTTCTATGCAACGAAAAGGAACAGCTGCCCTGTTAG
- the LOC109734774 gene encoding tRNA A64-2'-O-ribosylphosphate transferase isoform X2, giving the protein MAAAAGSEHAAEEGTLSIYKAARRIKRRESTLYNALRSVADDAAFVAEIAALWPALPLVANLRCGLWYAQPRSLAATCYFKSTDGHAGNWGFSTARLNLHLALLAGERGGCIIVDSTRKGKRFPDSMAKTIPIWCCVLNRAIQRHRLRAINQGSGLNSETSAVVPNGDAEEYSGSSNWDSSVHLPVWVLETEKNAIEGHIEEWADLFESCGADIHSLALGLQKPLRPLWISQNTRIWLNEVPDHQLWDFTPIILVSASASGAVATQRTASEFSWRYIPGAGDDEESWARGLTPTLFWKHSYDLLDGGPDLCNQLVADIVEKDRVYRAQRGEHSPQVIVKHVKCSRHGLEPYTGDHTIIAQPMNSNPSTIAPANTQYSNGGHVVFWIGTSNLAVGSTMQDGLADMDCILNCDSTSRLPPSSSEDSYLELPIVGSKDERFSLLNNLPKAVSFAKKNLIARRKMLLCCQNGEDISICVALAIITRLFSDTGCFDCGESFMRRDVTKLEMRKRLVFICKYAVNARPSRGNLRQVYGFLCNEKEQLPC; this is encoded by the exons atggcggcggcggcggggtcagAGCACGCGGCCGAGGAGGGGACGCTGAGCATCTACAAGGCGGCGAGGCGCATCAAGCGGCGGGAGAGCACCCTGTACAACGCGCTGCGGAGCGTGGCGGACGACGCGGCCTTCGTGGCCGAGATCGCGGCGCTCTGGCCGGCGCTGCCGCTGGTCGCCAACCTCCGCTGCGGCCTCTGGTACGCGCAGCCGCGCTCCCTCGCCGCCACCTGCTACTTCAAGTCCACCGACGGCCACGCCGGCAACTGGGGCTTCTCCACCGCCCGCCTCAATCTCCACCTCGCCCTCCTCGCCG GGGAAAGAGGAGGGTGCATAATAGTTGATTCAACAAGGAAAGGGAAACGATTTCCTGATAGCATGGCAAAGACCATACCCATCTGGTGCTGCGTTCTCAATCGAGCCATTCAGAGGCATCGACTGCGGGCTATCAACCAAGGTAGCGGATTGAATTCTGAAACG TCAGCTGTTGTACCAAACGGGGATGCTGAAGAGTACTCTGGTTCATCAAACTGGGATAGCTCAGTTCATCTTCCTGTATGGGTTCTGGAAACTGAGAAAAATGCAATAGAGGGGCATATTGAAGAATGGGCGGACCTATTCGAATCTTGTGGTGCAGACATTCATTCTCTTGCATTAGGTTTGCAAAAACCACTCCGTCCACTGTGGATATCACAAAATACACGTATATGGTTGAATGAAGTACCAGATCATCAGTTATGGGACTTCACTCCCATCATATTAGTTTCAGCATCTGCATCTGGTGCAGTGGCTACGCAAAGGACGGCGTCAGAATTCAGTTGGCGCTATATTCCTGGTGCAGGAGATGATGAAGAGAGTTGGGCACGTGGTCTAACTCCTACATTATTTTGGAAGCATTCGTACGATCTACTTGATGGTGGACCAGATCTTTGTAATCAATTAGTTGCCGATATTGTTGAAAAGGATAGGGTTTACCGTGCACAGAGGGGTGAACATTCTCCACAAGTTATAGTTAAGCATGTAAAGTGCTCAAGGCATGGACTCGAACCCTACACGGGAGATCATACAATTATCGCACAACCTATGAACTCAAACCCTTCTACTATTGCTCCAGCAAATACACAATATTCCAATGGTGGTCATGTAGTCTTCTGGATTGGGACATCAAACCTTGCAGTAGGATCTACCATGCAAG ATGGCTTGGCTGATATGGATTGCATATTGAACTGTGACAGCACATCAAGATTGCCTCCTAGTTCATCAGAAGATTCTTACCTTGAGCTACCTATTGTG GGTTCCAAGGATGAGCGATTTTCTTTGTTGAACAATCTTCCTAAAGCAGTTAGCTTTGCAAAGAAAAATCTGATCGCAAGGAGAAAAATGCTGCTATGTTGTCAAAATG GAGAAGATATAAGCATTTGTGTAGCCTTGGCAATAATCACACGGTTATTCAGTGACACTG GGTGCTTCGACTGCGGCGAATCTTTTATGAGAAGAGACGTCACCAAGTTGGAGATGAGGAAGAGGCTGGTGTTCATTTGCAAATACGCCGTTAATGCGCGGCCATCTAGGGGAAACTTGAGGCAGGTCTATGGTTTTCTATGCAACGAAAAGGAACAGCTGCCCTGTTAG
- the LOC109734774 gene encoding tRNA A64-2'-O-ribosylphosphate transferase isoform X1, with protein sequence MAAAAGSEHAAEEGTLSIYKAARRIKRRESTLYNALRSVADDAAFVAEIAALWPALPLVANLRCGLWYAQPRSLAATCYFKSTDGHAGNWGFSTARLNLHLALLAGERGGCIIVDSTRKGKRFPDSMAKTIPIWCCVLNRAIQRHRLRAINQGSGLNSETSAVVPNGDAEEYSGSSNWDSSVHLPVWVLETEKNAIEGHIEEWADLFESCGADIHSLALGLQKPLRPLWISQNTRIWLNEVPDHQLWDFTPIILVSASASGAVATQRTASEFSWRYIPGAGDDEESWARGLTPTLFWKHSYDLLDGGPDLCNQLVADIVEKDRVYRAQRGEHSPQVIVKHVKCSRHGLEPYTGDHTIIAQPMNSNPSTIAPANTQYSNGGHVVFWIGTSNLAVGSTMQVADGLADMDCILNCDSTSRLPPSSSEDSYLELPIVGSKDERFSLLNNLPKAVSFAKKNLIARRKMLLCCQNGEDISICVALAIITRLFSDTGCFDCGESFMRRDVTKLEMRKRLVFICKYAVNARPSRGNLRQVYGFLCNEKEQLPC encoded by the exons atggcggcggcggcggggtcagAGCACGCGGCCGAGGAGGGGACGCTGAGCATCTACAAGGCGGCGAGGCGCATCAAGCGGCGGGAGAGCACCCTGTACAACGCGCTGCGGAGCGTGGCGGACGACGCGGCCTTCGTGGCCGAGATCGCGGCGCTCTGGCCGGCGCTGCCGCTGGTCGCCAACCTCCGCTGCGGCCTCTGGTACGCGCAGCCGCGCTCCCTCGCCGCCACCTGCTACTTCAAGTCCACCGACGGCCACGCCGGCAACTGGGGCTTCTCCACCGCCCGCCTCAATCTCCACCTCGCCCTCCTCGCCG GGGAAAGAGGAGGGTGCATAATAGTTGATTCAACAAGGAAAGGGAAACGATTTCCTGATAGCATGGCAAAGACCATACCCATCTGGTGCTGCGTTCTCAATCGAGCCATTCAGAGGCATCGACTGCGGGCTATCAACCAAGGTAGCGGATTGAATTCTGAAACG TCAGCTGTTGTACCAAACGGGGATGCTGAAGAGTACTCTGGTTCATCAAACTGGGATAGCTCAGTTCATCTTCCTGTATGGGTTCTGGAAACTGAGAAAAATGCAATAGAGGGGCATATTGAAGAATGGGCGGACCTATTCGAATCTTGTGGTGCAGACATTCATTCTCTTGCATTAGGTTTGCAAAAACCACTCCGTCCACTGTGGATATCACAAAATACACGTATATGGTTGAATGAAGTACCAGATCATCAGTTATGGGACTTCACTCCCATCATATTAGTTTCAGCATCTGCATCTGGTGCAGTGGCTACGCAAAGGACGGCGTCAGAATTCAGTTGGCGCTATATTCCTGGTGCAGGAGATGATGAAGAGAGTTGGGCACGTGGTCTAACTCCTACATTATTTTGGAAGCATTCGTACGATCTACTTGATGGTGGACCAGATCTTTGTAATCAATTAGTTGCCGATATTGTTGAAAAGGATAGGGTTTACCGTGCACAGAGGGGTGAACATTCTCCACAAGTTATAGTTAAGCATGTAAAGTGCTCAAGGCATGGACTCGAACCCTACACGGGAGATCATACAATTATCGCACAACCTATGAACTCAAACCCTTCTACTATTGCTCCAGCAAATACACAATATTCCAATGGTGGTCATGTAGTCTTCTGGATTGGGACATCAAACCTTGCAGTAGGATCTACCATGCAAG TTGCAGATGGCTTGGCTGATATGGATTGCATATTGAACTGTGACAGCACATCAAGATTGCCTCCTAGTTCATCAGAAGATTCTTACCTTGAGCTACCTATTGTG GGTTCCAAGGATGAGCGATTTTCTTTGTTGAACAATCTTCCTAAAGCAGTTAGCTTTGCAAAGAAAAATCTGATCGCAAGGAGAAAAATGCTGCTATGTTGTCAAAATG GAGAAGATATAAGCATTTGTGTAGCCTTGGCAATAATCACACGGTTATTCAGTGACACTG GGTGCTTCGACTGCGGCGAATCTTTTATGAGAAGAGACGTCACCAAGTTGGAGATGAGGAAGAGGCTGGTGTTCATTTGCAAATACGCCGTTAATGCGCGGCCATCTAGGGGAAACTTGAGGCAGGTCTATGGTTTTCTATGCAACGAAAAGGAACAGCTGCCCTGTTAG
- the LOC109734772 gene encoding small ribosomal subunit protein eS24z, which yields MADAKATTAVTLRTRKFMTNRLLARKQFVLEVIHPGRANVSKAELKERLAKVYEVKDPNCIFVFKFRTHFGGGKSSGFGLIYDNLESAKKFEPKYRLIRNGLATKVEKSRKQIKERKNRTKKIRGVKKTKAGDAKKK from the exons ATGGCAGACGCCAAGGCCACGACGGCGGTCACCCTCCGCACCCGCAAGTTCATGACCAACCGCCTGCTCGCCCGTAAGCAGTTCGTGCTCGAGGTCATCCACCCGGGCCGCGCCAACGTCTCCAAG GCGGAGCTGAAGGAGAGGCTCGCCAAGGTGTACGAGGTGAAGGACCCCAACTGCATCTTCGTCTTCAAGTTCCGCACCCACTTCGGAGGCGGCAAGTCCTCCGGATTCGGTCTCATCTACGACAACCTCGAGTCCGCCAAGAAGTTCGAGCCCAAGTACCGCCTCATCAGG AATGGCCTTGCTACCAAGGTAGAGAAGTCACGCAAGCAGATCAAGGAAAGGAAGAACAGGACAAAGAAGATCCGTGGTGTGAAGAAG ACCAAGGCCGGAGATGCCAAGAAGAAATAA